From the Ictalurus furcatus strain D&B chromosome 19, Billie_1.0, whole genome shotgun sequence genome, one window contains:
- the orc5 gene encoding origin recognition complex subunit 5 — protein sequence MSGAVLQCPGYPEDKLRTLTEDLTCREAQAGTLLSLMGEPDQYSYPSVFIYGHRATGKSHVLLTLLTQLQLPYAAVSCVECVSAGLMLEQVFSALFGPDAASLLPRSPSLSDFVRIYRQACVERPARQTRYIVVEKAELLRDMEANLLPALLRLQELVDDNVTVFLLSEIVWEKFRPNTGCFEPLLLHFPDYTKAELLHILSRDAHPSHTPELYTSYINILLGVFYSVCRDLRELRHLAALNFCKFCEPLEKGEARESDTHKLWKNIEPHLKKAMQSVYLREVSSVQWEQQQMDEKEATALRGLSAHAHVELPYYSKFLLIAAYLASYNPARTDRRFFLKHHGKIKKTNFLKKHEKTSNHLLGPKPFPLDRLLAIFYSVVDSRVAPTANIFSQISSLVTLQLLTQVGHDDQLDCPKYKCAVSLDFILAISRTLSFDIVRYLYDFL from the exons ATGTCCGGTGCAGTGCTGCAGTGTCCTGGATATCCTGAAGATAAACTCCGAACTTTAACAGAAGACCTGACGTGTCGAGAAGCGCAGGCGGGAACTCTGCTCAGTCTGATGGGAgag CCGGATCAGTACAGCTATCCCTCAGTGTTCATCTACGGCCACCGAGCGACAGGAAAGAGTCACGTCCTCCTCACGCTTCTCACACAGCTGCAG ctccCGTACGCTGCAGTGAGTTGTGTGGAGTGTGTATCGGCAGGACTGATGTTGGAGCAGGTGTTCTCGGCTCTGTTCGGGCCAGACGCCGCGTCTCTCCTCCCGCGCTCTCCTTCGCTCTCTGACTTTGTGAGGATCTACAGACAGGCGTGTGTTGAACGTCCTGCTCGACAAACCCGCTACATC GTCGTGGAAAAAGCGGAGCTGCTCAGGGACATGGAGGCCAACCTTCTGCCTGCTCTGCTGCGCCTGCAAGAACTG gtggaTGATAATGTGACAGTTTTCCTGCTCAGTGAGATCGTGTGGGAGAAGTTTCGCCCCAACACCGGCTGCTTCGAACCTCTGCTGCTGCACTTCCCCGATTACACTAAAG cgGAGCTCCTGCACATTCTGTCTCGAGACGCtcacccatcacacacacctgagctgTACACTTCATACATCAACATCCTGCTCGGGGTTTTCTACTCTGTGTGCAGAGACCTGAGGGAGCTACGCCacctg GCCGCGTTAAACTTCTGTAAGTTCTGTGAGCCTTTGGAGAAAGGAGAAG CCAGAGAGAGCGACACACACAAGCTGTGGAAGAACATCGAGCCTCACCTGAAGAAGGCCATGCAGAGTGTGTACCTGAGAGAGGTGTCCAG TGTTCAGTGGGAGCAGCAGCAGATGGATGAGAAGGAAGCCACAGCTCTCAGAG gtttatCAGCCCACGCTCATGTAGAACTGCCTTATTACTCCAAATTCCTGCTGATTGCAGCATATCTGGCCTCCTATAATCCGGCCAGGACGGACCGACGCTTCTTCCTCAAG CATCATGGGAAAATCAAGAAAACCAATTTCCTGAAGAAACACGAAAAA actagTAACCATCTGTTGGGGCCGAAGCCGTTTCCTCTGGACAGGTTGTTGGCGATCTTCTACAGTGTGGTGGACAGTCGCGTGGCTCCGACAGCTAACATCTTCTCTCAG ATTTCATCTCTGGTCACACTGCAGCTCCTCACTCAGGTGGGACACGATGACCAGCTCGACTGTCCTAAGTACAAGTGTGCCGTGTCCCTCGACTTCATCCTCGCCATCTccag GACGCTCAGCTTTGACATCGTGAGGTATCTGTATGACTTCCTGTGA